Part of the Natrialbaceae archaeon AArc-T1-2 genome, CGAGGACGCCAGTCCGCCGAAAAACCCCGTCACCGCGATTCCCCGGCCGCCGTAGGTCGAGACGATCGCGTAGTTGACGATGCCGATGCCGGCGACGGCGACGACCATCAGCCAGATGACCTGTGGCTCGAGCGGGATCGCGATCCCGCCGACGTCGAGGGTGTACTCGGCGGGAAGCAGCGGGTAGACGACGAACGCGAGGATGGCAAACTCAGAACTCGCCCGCATCTCCTCGCGGGAGAGCCCCCACGCGAACTCGTGGAGTTCTCGTTTCAGTACGAGCAACAGCGACGAGAGGACGGCGACGGTGACGCCCTCGAGGATGAAGCCGGCGGCGACCATCGCCCCGACGCCGTAGGCGACGAGCATCGAGACCGACGTCGTCAGCGACAGGCCCGTATCCTCCTCGCCGGTGAGTCCTCGGACCGCGAGCAACACGCCCTGAACGATGACCAACAGTCCGCCGAGTACCAGCAGTCCCTGTCCGATCTCGGTCTCGAGCGCGAGGATCGTAAACACCGCAGCGAGCAGACTGATGAGCGAGAACGTCCGGATGCCGGCTGACTTCTGGGACCACTCGCGCTCGAGACCGAGAAACATTCCGAGCGCGCCGGCGAGTGCGATCCGGACGACGGTCCCCTCGAGCGGGGCCTCGACGACCTGCAGAACGACGTCGTTCACTCGAGGAGTTTCATCAGTGGAGGATATAAACGACACGCCGGCGGGGGCTCGACACCGGTGCTGGACTCGCGTCACTCGTGGTCGCGATCACGAAGTCGCGTGCCATCGCGCGGGCAGTACTCGTGCTCCGGATCGGTCGTCTGAAACCCACATCGGGGACAGTGCCGCGTCGGGCGGCGGTCTCGACGTCGACTCGCGAACAGAAACGGGACGAACGGCACGAACAGAAACAGCAGTAGCGTCTCGAAGTACAGCCAAACCGCGACGCTCACGGCCAGTCCGACGACGAGACCGACCACTGCGGTGAGCGCTCGCGATCCGATCACGTTACAGGTCGACGTACTGGGCTTCCCACTCTCTGCGCGCTTCGAGTTCGCGCCGTCCGCGCCGGGTGAGCGTGTAGAAGTTCGTCCGTCGGTCGCGCCGACCTTTCTCGACGAGTCCTTTATCGACGAGGGTATCGAGATTCGGATACAGTCGCCCGTGGTGAATCTCTTTCTCGTAGTACTCCTCGAGTTCCTCTTTGATCGCGAGTCCATGCGGCTCTTCTTCCCCAGCGATGACGTACAGTAAGTCTCGCTGGAATCCTGTCAGGTCGTACATTGGGAGAGGACTAGGCCGGGATTACTGTCGGAATTTAATAAAGATATCGGGTTGTTTCGATCGAAAGGGGGATATTACCATCGACTGAGGACGTTTCGGTCGATCACGAATGATAACGTCGGTGATCTATCTATCTGATTCGTCCCATAACTCCCAGTTCATGTTTAGTCTTCTGATCGTTTCGGTGGATGGAATTAGTCGTTTCTTGCGGGCACAACCGGTCGATGCCGGGTCACGAAATCGGTCGCTACTCGTGGAACGGACGGTCCCGTCGTCGTTCCAGCGCGGAAATCGACGCTGACGGAGCCGAGTACGGTATCAGTCCCTCGAGACGCCGGCCGCTATCCGGTCGATTACAGCGAAACAGGAAAGCAGATTGCACGACTGAAAAGGGTCGTGCAATCGCTTGCCGCCCTGAATTGGTCCCCGCTGACGCTTCGGCCCTCCAAGCGAAGCGTCATCTGAACGATTTCGCTCTTTGGACTTAAAGGTACCGACACCAGATGGCGTCGTGATACGTTCGTTCGGAACTGGAATCCGTCGAACTCGCCCCCTCCGGCGCCGCGACCCGGCAGTACATCCGACAGTATATTTTCCTCGCCGTCCTCGAGTCGCGTATGACAGTCGTCGCCTTTCTAAGCGTGGCACCGGTGATCGAAGACAGCATGT contains:
- a CDS encoding MgtC/SapB family protein, translating into MNDVVLQVVEAPLEGTVVRIALAGALGMFLGLEREWSQKSAGIRTFSLISLLAAVFTILALETEIGQGLLVLGGLLVIVQGVLLAVRGLTGEEDTGLSLTTSVSMLVAYGVGAMVAAGFILEGVTVAVLSSLLLVLKRELHEFAWGLSREEMRASSEFAILAFVVYPLLPAEYTLDVGGIAIPLEPQVIWLMVVAVAGIGIVNYAIVSTYGGRGIAVTGFFGGLASSTAVVGTMLDHVHQRPDAASYAVAAVLLANAAMAARNLAIAVAFTIGTGNSPLFEAVVPLGAVIVLAFVIAAVTADWRESAAMELESPFSMKNALGFGAVFLVVLVFGSLAETWFGTLGFYATAVASGLVSSAGATTSAVVLYRGGQLGSAEATIAILLATVASIVVKAVLATTSTNADFRRQVAIYSAALLVGGAVASTVVVA
- a CDS encoding PadR family transcriptional regulator yields the protein MYDLTGFQRDLLYVIAGEEEPHGLAIKEELEEYYEKEIHHGRLYPNLDTLVDKGLVEKGRRDRRTNFYTLTRRGRRELEARREWEAQYVDL